Genomic DNA from Gimesia aquarii:
TAACAATTCAAAAGATGCTCCCCGAGCTGAACAAATACAGCAAATTGTTCAAGAAAAAGGGCTGGGACTTGTCTCTGATACGGGCGAACTTGATACCATCATTCAAGCGGTCGTTGATAAAAATGCAAAAGCAGTAGCTGATTTTCAGAGTGGAAAACAAGCTGCGGTGGGCGCACTGATTGGCCAGGTCATGCGTGAAATCAAAGGGGCAGATCCGAAAATGGTTCGTCAACTCTTAATCGAAAAAATGAGTTAAAACGAACTCCCATTTTCGGCATGGCCTACGATCAGCCAGGATCAGGGGATTTTAAAAAATCCCCAATTCATCGCGCGCATCATCTGTCATTAAATCCGGTGACCAAGGAGGTGTCATGGTTAGTTGAATGCTCACCTCGTCTACATCATCGAGACGCTCTAACGCCATTTTCGCCTGTTGAATAATTTGAGGACCGGCTGGACAGGCAGGGCTCGTTAATGTCATACAAACAGAGACTTTCGAACTGTTTTCTTCTGCTCTCTGAATTTCATAAACCAACCCCAAATCAACGATATTGATGTTGAGCTCGGGATCAATTACCTGCTTCAGGGCATCAACTAATGCATCTTCCCCTCCGACACCCTTCACCGCAGAAAATACTGGTAATTGTCCTTCTTCACTATTTCCCTCAGAGACATTGCTTATTTCATCTGACATAGTTTACCCCTTACAACACATAGACACAGTATAAATTAATAATAGCTAAATAATGAACTTCCACAAGAAGTGAATAAATTCGTATGAATATCTATAAAAATCTCAGATTTAACAATTAATCTCTAGGACGTGCAAAGATTTTTGAATCTCTTACTTCGATCTCAAAAGTCTGAATCGGCTTGGTGGCAGGCATACAGAGAGCTTTCCCTGTAAGTAAATCAAAGCGAGCACCGTGACGGGGACAAACAATTTCCCCATTCTCAATACAACCAGCAGTTAAAGGCTGACCGTCATGGGTACACACATCTTCTATTGCTAAGTACTGATCATTTAAGCGAATAAGCAGTACAGGTACATCATCTACAAATACCTCCAACCGATCAAGAGAACCGAATTCATCGGTGGATGCAATTTCTTCAAAATCAGGCATATCACTTACTATTATTGTCTAATGACGGCAAAATATTACCGTCCAAATCCTAATTTTTTAATAATTGCCTGATTTAGCGTCTCACGCACCACCTCAACCGGAATCCGATCAAATACAGTTTGGAAGAATCCCTCTACAATCATGTGCATGGCTTCATACTCTGACATGCCACGTGTCATACAATAGAAGATTTGTTCTTCATCAACACGGCCTGCAGTTGCACCATGAGTACAACGTACATCATCGGCTTCAATCTCTAAGCCCGGAATGGCATCGGTACGGCAGGTGGGAGATAGCATTAAGGAATCATTACGCTG
This window encodes:
- a CDS encoding metal-sulfur cluster assembly factor; translation: MSDEISNVSEGNSEEGQLPVFSAVKGVGGEDALVDALKQVIDPELNINIVDLGLVYEIQRAEENSSKVSVCMTLTSPACPAGPQIIQQAKMALERLDDVDEVSIQLTMTPPWSPDLMTDDARDELGIF
- a CDS encoding Rieske (2Fe-2S) protein, which gives rise to MPDFEEIASTDEFGSLDRLEVFVDDVPVLLIRLNDQYLAIEDVCTHDGQPLTAGCIENGEIVCPRHGARFDLLTGKALCMPATKPIQTFEIEVRDSKIFARPRD